One Amaranthus tricolor cultivar Red isolate AtriRed21 chromosome 1, ASM2621246v1, whole genome shotgun sequence DNA window includes the following coding sequences:
- the LOC130820193 gene encoding bifunctional riboflavin kinase/FMN phosphatase-like isoform X2, which yields MTITDFSNHHVHCKISAVIFDLDGTILDTEVATRSVLKDFLASYGKVLITDKEHARVGKTQKESAIAIVQNYELPLTPDQFIAEIIPIYRAKWKDAKALPGANRLLQHLHKHQIPIALASNSVQEYIDAKISYQKGWKDLFYVILGSDEVTSGKPSPDLIGVQAAKAAGMEVVVVPSQYEADAVALADSALSSLADFLPEFWGLPSFEVSNLMINGLNDALPVNPICLEGKLVDALLTEV from the exons ATGACGATCACTGATTTCAGTAATCATCATGTTCATTGCAAAATTTCTGCCGTTATTTTTGATTTAGACGGCACTATTTTGGATACTG AGGTTGCGACGAGAAGTGTGTTGAAAGATTTTTTGGCGAGTTATGGAAAGGTTTTGATTACTGATAAAGAGCATGCTAGAGTCGGAAAAACTCAGAAAGAATCAGCAATCGCCATTGTTCAAAATTATGAGCTTCCCCTGACTCCTGATCAATTTATCGCTGAAATTATTCCTATATATCGTGCCAA GTGGAAAGACGCTAAAGCACTTCCTGGAGCCAATCGTCTTTTACAGCATCTTCACAAGCATCAAATCCCAATTGCTCTTGCCTCGAACTCTGTACAGGAATATATAGATGCCAAAATCTCTTACCAGAAAG GATGGAAGGACTTATTCTATGTCATTCTTGGAAGCGACGAGGTTACATCAGGGAAACCATCTCCAGACTT GATAGGTGTTCAAGCTGCGAAAGCTGCTGGAATGGAGGTAGTAGTTGTCCCATCACAATATGAAGCCGATGCTGTTGCCTTGGCAGACTCTGCTCTTTCTTCACTTGCAGATTTTCTTCCCGAGTTTTGGGGTCTACCTTCCTTTGAAGTTTCTAATCTTATGATTAACGGGTTGAATGATGCATTACCCGTCAATCCAATTTGTTTGGAAGGAAAGCTAGTTGATGCACTTCTTACCGAAGTTTAG
- the LOC130820193 gene encoding bifunctional riboflavin kinase/FMN phosphatase-like isoform X1, producing the protein MTITDFSNHHVHCKISAVIFDLDGTILDTEVATRSVLKDFLASYGKVLITDKEHARVGKTQKESAIAIVQNYELPLTPDQFIAEIIPIYRAKWKDAKALPGANRLLQHLHKHQIPIALASNSVQEYIDAKISYQKGWKDLFYVILGSDEVTSGKPSPDLFLEAAKRMSVDPCNCLVIEDSLIGVQAAKAAGMEVVVVPSQYEADAVALADSALSSLADFLPEFWGLPSFEVSNLMINGLNDALPVNPICLEGKLVDALLTEV; encoded by the exons ATGACGATCACTGATTTCAGTAATCATCATGTTCATTGCAAAATTTCTGCCGTTATTTTTGATTTAGACGGCACTATTTTGGATACTG AGGTTGCGACGAGAAGTGTGTTGAAAGATTTTTTGGCGAGTTATGGAAAGGTTTTGATTACTGATAAAGAGCATGCTAGAGTCGGAAAAACTCAGAAAGAATCAGCAATCGCCATTGTTCAAAATTATGAGCTTCCCCTGACTCCTGATCAATTTATCGCTGAAATTATTCCTATATATCGTGCCAA GTGGAAAGACGCTAAAGCACTTCCTGGAGCCAATCGTCTTTTACAGCATCTTCACAAGCATCAAATCCCAATTGCTCTTGCCTCGAACTCTGTACAGGAATATATAGATGCCAAAATCTCTTACCAGAAAG GATGGAAGGACTTATTCTATGTCATTCTTGGAAGCGACGAGGTTACATCAGGGAAACCATCTCCAGACTT ATTCCTAGAAGCAGCAAAGAGAATGTCAGTGGATCCTTGTAACTGCCTGGTGATTGAGGACTCTTT GATAGGTGTTCAAGCTGCGAAAGCTGCTGGAATGGAGGTAGTAGTTGTCCCATCACAATATGAAGCCGATGCTGTTGCCTTGGCAGACTCTGCTCTTTCTTCACTTGCAGATTTTCTTCCCGAGTTTTGGGGTCTACCTTCCTTTGAAGTTTCTAATCTTATGATTAACGGGTTGAATGATGCATTACCCGTCAATCCAATTTGTTTGGAAGGAAAGCTAGTTGATGCACTTCTTACCGAAGTTTAG